Proteins encoded in a region of the Vicia villosa cultivar HV-30 ecotype Madison, WI linkage group LG5, Vvil1.0, whole genome shotgun sequence genome:
- the LOC131603165 gene encoding ABC transporter G family member 1-like: MAFLHPSESFEIKISSEPSVLDIEASTTIPEGNHHGICLTWKNIWVNTIAKGKNGRRSILQGLTGYAKPGQLLAIMGPSGCGKSTLLDTLAGRLATNTRQTGDILINGHKQELSYGTSAYVTQDDTLLTTLTVKEAVYYSAQLQLPNTMSKQEKKERADFTIKEMGLQDATNTRIGGWGVKGISGGQKRRVSICIEILTRPRLLFLDEPTSGLDSAASYYVMKRIASLDQKDGIQRTIITSIHQPSSEVFQLFDNLCLLSSGKTVYFGPASAACEFFALNGFPCPPLQNPSDHLLKTINKDFDQETDTEISIEEAISILVSSYKSSEMNKDVHNEVAMLSEKQMKPMDKNKGHAGFFNQCLALIKRSSLNMFRDLGYYWLRLGIYIALALSLGTVFYDFDTSYASIKDRGSLLSYISGFLTFMSIGGFPSFVEDMKVFQRERQNGHYGVVAYVIGNTFSSVPFILVVSIIPSVITYYLCGLQNGYEHFFYFSSVLFSSLMLVESLMMIVSSIVPNYLMGIVTGAGIQGVMMLVGGFFKLPHDLPNFFWRYPFHYMAFHTYVTEGLFKNEYEGLRFDGPNAQGVNIHMTGEEVLTEIWQIDMSYSKWVDLAIMFGMIVLYRVLFLFIIKGTEKMKPIVGSMLYRMEESSKTVIHVEKPDTTPLNEHVV, encoded by the exons ATGGCTTTCCTTCATCCATCTGAaagttttgaaatcaaaatctctTCAGAACCATCAGTTCTAGACATTGAGGCCTCCACAACCATACCAGAAGGTAACCACCATGGTATATGCTTAACATGGAAGAATATTTGGGTGAATACAATAGCAAAGGGAAAGAATGGAAGAAGATCAATTCTTCAAGGACTAACTGGATATGCTAAACCAGGTCAACTTTTAGCTATTATGGGTCCTTCTGGCTGTGGCAAGTCTACACTACTTGATACTCTAGCAG gAAGACTAGCCACAAACACAAGACAAACTGGGGACATTCTAATCAATGGTCACAAACAAGAACTATCATATGGAACTTCG GCTTATGTCACACAAGATGATACATTATTAACAACCTTAACTGTTAAAGAAGCAGTGTACTATTCAGCTCAACTTCAATTACCTAACACAATGTCAAAAcaagagaagaaagaaagagCTGATTTTACAATCAAAGAAATGGGTCTTCAAGATGCTACTAACACAAGAATTGGAGGGTGGGGTGTTAAAGGAATAAGTGGGGGTCAAAAAAGAAGAGTTAGCATTTGCATTGAGATTCTAACACGTCCTAGACTtctttttcttgatgaaccaactAGTGGACTTGATAGTGCTGCTTCTTACTATGTCATGAAAAGAATTGCTTCTTTGGATCAAAAAGATGGAATTCAAAGGACTATTATCACTTCTATTCATCAACCTAGTTCTGAAGTTTTTCAACTTtttgataacctttgtcttcTGTCTTCTGGTAAAACTGTTTATTTTGGACCTGCTTCGGCTGCATGTGAG TTTTTCGCCTTGAATGGATTTCCTTGTCCTCCTCTCCAAAATCCGTCCGATCATTTACTTAAAACTATAAACAAGGATTTTGATCAG GAAACCGATACAGAAATATCCATTGAAGAAGCAATTAGTATCCTTGTTAGTTCATATAAATCATCTGAAATGAACAAAGATGTTCACAACGAAGTAGCAATGCTATCCGAAAAG CAAATGAAACCAATGGACAAGAACAAAGGTCATGCAGGATTCTTTAATCAATGCTTAGCTCTTATCAAACGATCATCATTGAACATGTTTCGTGATCTAGGCTATTATTGGTTACGTTTAGGGATATATATTGCATTGGCCTTGAGTTTAGGAACTGTTTTCTATGATTTTGATACAAGTTATGCCTCAATTAAG GATCGTGGTTCGCTTCTTTCGTATATCTCTGGATTCTTAACTTTCATGAGCATTGgtggatttccttcatttgtGGAAGACATGAAAGTATTTCAAAGAGAGAGACAAAACGGGCATTATGGCGTGGTAGCATATGTGATTGGAAACACATTTTCATCGGTTCCATTCATTTTAGTGGTTTCGATAATTCCATCGGTTATAACTTACTACCTATGTGGTCTTCAAAACGGATATGAACACTTTTTCTACTTTTCTAGTGTTTTATTTTCAAGTCTAATGTTAGTTGAGAGTCTCATGATGATAGTTTCAAGCATTGTTCCTAACTATCTAATGGGAATCGTAACGGGTGCTGGAATTCAAGGAGTCATGATGTTGGTTGGAGGGTTCTTTAAATTGCCACATGATCTTCCCAACTTTTTTTGGAGATATCCATTCCACTATATGGCATTTCACACATATGTAACTGAGGGATTGTTCAAGAATGAGTATGAAGGACTAAGATTTGATGGTCCAAATGCACAAGGCGTAAATATCCACATGACTGGTGAAGAGGTTTTGACAGAGATATGGCAAATTGACATGAGTTATTCAAAGTGGGTTGATCTTGcaattatgtttgggatgattgTTTTGTACCgtgttttgtttctttttatcatCAAAGGTACAGAGAAGATGAAACCTATTGTTGGATCAATGTTGTATAGGATGGAAGAGTCTTCCAAGACAGTGATACATGTTGAGAAGCCTGATACTACTCCTTTGAATGAGCACGTCGTGTGA